The Phoenix dactylifera cultivar Barhee BC4 chromosome 12, palm_55x_up_171113_PBpolish2nd_filt_p, whole genome shotgun sequence genome has a window encoding:
- the LOC103695494 gene encoding uncharacterized protein LOC103695494: MTGLSLYRDGVPLDAPVLSPCGGLPLSPEFADPEAELRRLFDQIAGDSSLESLGSDLFERWVRRFFGEGGDGSPYPDLRRRIEALIRKLLSERKAGSKEAGSAGSSPGSSKRKRELEEMLMRVRGFAVDPHGKTTGGGEGQEREKQVLKARVARYLSTAEFANIEDFPSYPQKKQKNGKQSSAKAQKKRRRMLNQPERRSQRIARKLKVNERHLVTLRKRIGVGTLFQAEVPEWTGPPNVIDVSEDNEDSDDSKWLGTRVWPVGGDDRKISEAMIGKARPDSCACGSAGSVACIRSHVTAARLQLQCDLGQAFFSWGFDGMGEEVSKLWTREEQMKFDPLERLDPKSEHKTFWKLAKNCFISKSRQDLVSFYVNVFIPRQMSNQSRLPTAEVNSEDDDDDGDDEKDEKPHEDGRKGKALEGLMLQVFSKVSEVEEETLKVYCQQYWTYCSSSASAYLGEYITSKVQMMSYFGRSSSIATQIGNN, translated from the exons ATGACCGGTTTATCCCTTTATCGCGACGGGGTCCCTCTGGATGCCCCCGTCTTGAGCCCCTGCGGcggcctccctctctcccccgagTTCGCCGACCCCGAGGCCGAGCTCCGACGGCTCTTCGACCAGATCGCTGGAGATTCTTCGCTGGAGAGCCTAGGCTCCGATCTCTTCGAGCGCTGGGTTCGGAGGTTCTTCGGCGAGGGCGGCGACGGGAGTCCGTACCCGGATCTTAGGCGGAGGATCGAAGCGCTCATCCGCAAGCTTTTGAGCGAGAGGAAGGCCGGGTCGAAGGAGGCTGGGAGTGCGGGTTCTTCGCCGGGGTCGTCGAAGAGGAAAAGGGAGTTGGAGGAGATGCTGATGCGGGTCCGAGGCTTCGCCGTCGACCCCCACGGTAAAACGaccggaggaggagaaggacagGAACGGGAGAAGCAAGTGCTGAAGGCGCGGGTTGCTCGGTACCTGAGCACGGCCGAGTTCGCAAATATCGAGGACTTCCCTTCGTATCCTCAG AAGAAGCAGAAAAATGGCAAGCAGTCTTCAGCAAAAGCACAGAAGAAACGGAGAAGAATGCTGAATCAGCCAGAACGGAGGTCTCAAAGAATAGCTCGAAAGCTGAAAGTTAATGAACGCCATCTTGTTACCCTCAGGAAACGCATTGGAGTTGGTACCTTGTTTCAGGCTGAAGTTCCGGAGTGGACTGGCCCACCCAATGTCATAGATGTTTCTGAGGACAATGAAGATTCGGATGATTCAAAGTGGTTGGGTACCAGAGTCTGGCCAGTAGGAGGGGATGATAGAAAAATTAGCGAGGCGATGATTGGGAAAGCCAGACCAGACTCATGTGCCTGCGGTTCTGCAGGATCAGTAGCCTGCATAAGGTCTCATGTTACGGCCGCACGACTTCAACTTCAGTGTGACTTGGGTCAGGCTTTCTTCAGTTGGGGATTTGATGGAATGGGTGAAGAAGTTTCCAAGTTGTGGACACGTGAGGAGCAGATGAAGTTTGACCCTCTTGAAAGACTGGATCCTAAGTCAGAACACAAGACTTTCTGGAAACTTGCCAAGAACTGTTTCATCTCCAAGAGCAGACAAGATTTAGTGAGCTTTTATGTCAATGTCTTTATTCCAAGACAGATGAGCAACCAGAGCAGATTGCCAACTGCAGAGGTCAATTCtgaggatgatgatgatgatggcgatgatgaaaaagatgaaaaacctCATGAAGATGGGAGAAAGGGCAAAGCTCTTGAAGGTCTCATGCTCCAGGTCTTCTCAAAG GTCtctgaagttgaagaagaaacctTGAAGGTGTATTGTCAGCAATATTGGACATACTGTAGCAGCAGTGCTTCAGCAT ACTTGGGAGAGTACATAACCAGTAAGGTTCAAATGATGAGCTACTTTGGTAGATCATCCTCAATAGCAACACAGATTGGGAACAACTAA
- the LOC103695495 gene encoding protein OCTOPUS, protein MSLEVQTTHHQLPPPPHRLPASSCPLHPDEHVTGFCASCLRERLAGLDTSSTSGRKSTSSAFKSLFFKAPAASGGGGGGGGAQRTSSNATSSSYSRPELRRCKSFSCGRGDGLSGPRTSAAFEPQRKSCDVRVRNTLWSLFHQDDNERDKHGVREPSAASAGEIEAECRNLGFPLPSSVAAPVLETREEEEEEEKEERGNVEEIRVVDPVLVVGTSGEIEGGKREEEEEAELKPMKDHIDLNSAQAKKPPSKDLKEIAGSFWLAASVFSKKLQKWRRKQKLKKQGGGKAAAMPPEEPPKSSRRFRDTQSEIAVDAFGRRSCDTDPRFSLDAGRISFDDPGFSWDEPRASWDGCLIGGRSVFPRLLPMHSVVEDAPAPAPAPAVQRSDGQIPVEEDAVIPGGSNQTRDYYSDTSSRRRRSFERSNSIRKTAVEISEPKPASNAKVSPAVGAEFFPFHPGSLLDRDLRDPSSNSLRDDRSESFESAYRDSCKGSSAKKSRRWGKPWNIWGFIHRRSSSRGGGARVVQRSFSESWPELRGWGYNGKIMRSNSSVSSRSSFNANGGFGSMRRSTMETNGHQKKTREDFLFERNRSARYSPSHFDDNGLLRFYLPPIQSSRRNGRSGKERRMISHLFTRSMLRLH, encoded by the coding sequence ATGAGTCTCGAAGTCCAGACGACTCACCACCAACTCCCACCGCCTCCTCACCGCCTCCCGGCCTCCTCCTGTCCCCTCCATCCCGACGAGCACGTCACTGGCTTCTGTGCCTCTTGCCTCCGCGAGCGCCTCGCCGGCCTCGACACCTCCTCCACTTCCGGCCGTAAATCCACTTCCTCAGCCTTCAAATCCCTCTTCTTTAAGGCCCCCGCCGCctccggcggaggaggaggaggaggaggagcgcaGCGCACTTCCTCCAACGCCACCTCGTCGTCATACTCGCGCCCGGAGCTCCGCCGCTGCAAGTCGTTCTCATGTGGCCGCGGCGACGGTCTCTCCGGTCCCCGCACCTCCGCCGCCTTCGAGCCCCAGCGCAAGTCCTGCGACGTCCGCGTTCGCAACACCCTCTGGTCCCTCTTCCACCAGGACGACAACGAGAGAGACAAGCACGGCGTCCGGGAACCCTCCGCTGCCTCTGCCGGAGAGATCGAGGCCGAGTGCCGGAATCTAGGGTTCCCTCTGCCGTCCTCCGTCGCTGCTCCGGTCCTGGAAACTcgcgaagaggaggaggaggaggagaaggaggagagaggcaATGTGGAGGAAATCAGGGTCGTGGATCCCGTCCTGGTGGTCGGAACgtcaggggagatcgaaggaggaaaacgggaagaggaggaggaggcggagctGAAGCCGATGAAGGACCATATTGATCTCAACTCCGCCCAGGCCAAGAAGCCCCCTTCCAAAGACCTCAAGGAGATCGCCGGCAGCTTTTGGCTCGCCGCCTccgtcttcagcaagaagcTCCAGAAATGGCGGAGGAAGCAGAAGCTCAAGAAACAGGGCGGAGGCAAAGCGGCGGCGATGCCGCCGGAGGAACCTCCCAAGTCGTCCCGCCGGTTCCGCGACACCCAGTCGGAGATCGCCGTCGACGCCTTCGGCCGGCGATCCTGCGACACCGATCCGCGGTTCTCCCTCGACGCCGGCCGGATCTCCTTTGACGACCCCGGGTTCTCGTGGGACGAGCCGAGGGCCTCGTGGGACGGCTGCCTCATCGGAGGCCGATCCGTGTTCCCTCGCCTCCTTCCCATGCACTCCGTCGTGGAGGACGCCCCCGCCCCCGCCCCCGCCCCCGCCGTCCAGCGGTCGGACGGCCAGATCCCTGTCGAGGAGGACGCTGTTATCCCGGGCGGCTCCAACCAAACCCGGGACTACTACTCGGACACATCTAGCCGCCGTCGGCGGAGCTTCGAGCGGTCGAATTCCATCCGGAAAACGGCGGTCGAGATCAGCGAGCCGAAGCCAGCCTCAAATGCCAAGGTGTCCCCCGCCGTTGGCGCCGAGTTCTTCCCGTTCCACCCTGGGAGCTTGCTTGATAGGGATTTAAGAGATCCGAGCTCCAACTCTTTGAGGGATGATCGGTCCGAGAGCTTCGAGTCGGCTTACAGAGACTCCTGTAAGGGAAGTTCTGCAAAGAAGTCGAGGAGGTGGGGCAAGCCATGGAACATTTGGGGGTTTATACACCGGAGAAGCAGCagcagaggaggaggagccCGTGTGGTTCAGAGATCCTTCTCGGAATCATGGCCCGAGCTGCGGGGCTGGGGGTATAATGGCAAGATCATGCGAAGCAACAGCAGTGTAAGTTCGAGGAGCTCATTCAATGCCAATGGTGGATTTGGGAGCATgaggaggagcaccatggaGACCAATGGGCATCAGAAGAAGACGAGGGAGGATTTTCTGTTCGAGAGAAACCGGAGCGCCAGATATTCTCCAAGCCATTTCGATGACAATGGGCTGCTGAGGTTCTACTTGCCACCCATTCAGAGCAGTCGGAGGAATGGAAGGTCGGGAAAGGAAAGGCGCATGATTTCTCATTTGTTCACCAGGAGCATGCTACGATTGCACTGA